A genomic window from Gossypium hirsutum isolate 1008001.06 chromosome D12, Gossypium_hirsutum_v2.1, whole genome shotgun sequence includes:
- the LOC107945260 gene encoding 5-formyltetrahydrofolate cyclo-ligase, mitochondrial isoform X1 translates to MGAIDCYPNSKLKLQSMFLHRKSTNLISKAKEVALVAHPHVMPSPTIRSSAANLTRTMAAINKDGIGVDPHELDAIFEQKRSLRSKVRKALKNMDPILRSQEDDAIENIVVESSWFKASKSLCAYVSSPALLEVGTSRIISEVLSSSAKERKKLYVPRVEDRNSNMKMLMISSVKDLIEKSMNILEPALVDSDGNQREDVMQASDPVDLFIVPGLAFDKSGSRLGRSGGYYDLFLKNYQELTKKKRWKQPLLVALSYSVQIIEDGVIPVTPFDIPMDALVSPAGFIPISGAALRRCE, encoded by the exons ATGGGCGCCATCGATTGCTATCCAAACTCCAAACTCAAGCTGCAAAGCATGTTTCTTCACCGCAAATCCACTAATCTAATTTCCAAGGCAAAAGAGGTGGCGCTAGTTGCCCACCCCCACGTCATGCCATCCCCAACCATCCGCTCTTCTGCTGCTAACTTAACCCGCACTATGGCCGCCATAAACAAAGACGGCATTGGAGTCGATCCCCATGAACTGGATGCCATTTTCGAACAAAAACGATCTCTTAGATCCAAAGTACGCAAAGCTCTCAAAAACATGGACCCAATCCTGAGATCACAAGAAG ATGATGCTATTGAGAATATTGTTGTAGAATCTTCATGGTTCAAAGCAAGTAAGAGCTTATGTGCGTACGTAAGTTCCCCTGCTTTACTCGAAGTCGGTACTTCAAGGATTATCTCGGAAGTTTTGTCAAGTTCTGCCAAAG AGAGGAAGAAACTTTATGTTCCACGGGTGGAGGACAGGAATAGCAACATGAAAATGCTGATGATATCCAGTGTTAAAGATCTTATTGAAAAATCAATGAACATATTGGAACCAGCCTTGGTAGATTCTGATGGGAACCAACGTGAAGACG TTATGCAGGCAAGTGATCCAGTGGACCTGTTTATAGTACCTG GGCTTGCATTTGACAAATCCGGAAGCCGTTTGGGCCGAAGTGGGGG TTACTATGATTTGTTCCTGAAGAACTACCAAGAGCTTACAAAGAAGAAGAGATGGAAGCAGCCCCTTCTTG TTGCACTGTCATATTCAGTCCAAATTATTGAGGACGGAGTGATACCAGTTACTCCATTTGACATTCCCATGGATGCTCTTGTATCTCCTGCTGGGTTCATTCCGATAAGTGGAGCTGCTTTGAGGAGATGTGAGTGA
- the LOC121224655 gene encoding uncharacterized protein has protein sequence MYYNGRLLRGCQVFKCLFWTFKQCQDAFPYCKPLVQIDGTFMFGRYTHRLLVAVVQNGGGRILPIAFAITPGESSDDWNFFLSRLRRHVCPQPDICVISDRGASILAAFDREGSLWQRTHHRYCLRHVASNYYRQYPSKSERRQVTNMGYEINKDRFTEILAILRSQNGEGAAYLCNIRFEQWAQAYDGGLRYVHMTSNLAECINSVLKGTRHLPITSIVRETYFCLAALFPKRAATYSGQMQGSHVWCSKVVQEINKAKARANIMYIVCHDRDNLWFRVTESDRPHQGVVGG, from the exons atgtactacaacggccgattgctacgtggatgccaagtgttcaaatgcctattttggacctttaagcaatgccaaGACGCATTTCCATATtgcaagccgttggtacaaattgacggtaccttcatgttcggtaggtatactcatcgacTATTGGTTGCAGTGGTACAGAacggcggtgggagaattcttccaattgcatttgcaataacaccgggggagtcgtctgatgactggaATTTTTTTCTCTcgaggttaaggaggcatgtgtgccctcaacctgatatctgtgttatttcagatcggggcgccagtatactagctgcatttgatcgagagggGAGCTTGTGGCAGCGCACACATcatagatattgcctaagacacgttgcttcgaactactacaggcaatatccatctaagagcgaacgacgacaagtgaccaacatgg ggtatgaaataaataaagatcgttttaCCGAGATATTGGCAATTTTACGATCCCAAAACGGAGAAGGGGCAgcctacctttgtaacatacgtttcgaacagtgggcacaagcatacgacggaggcctacgatatgtccatatgacgtcgaacctggcagaatgcataaattctgttcttaaaggaacgcgccatctaccgataacatcgatTGTACGAGAGACATATTTCtgtttggcggcgctatttccaaagcgagcagcaacttattcaggccagatgcagggtagccatgtatggtgcagtaaggtagttcaagaaattaacaaggcgaaggcgagGGCAAATATCATGTACATAGTGTGTCAtgatcgagacaatttatggtttcgtgtgacggagtctgacagaccgcaccaaggtgttgttggcgggtaa
- the LOC107945260 gene encoding 5-formyltetrahydrofolate cyclo-ligase, mitochondrial isoform X2 encodes MGAIDCYPNSKLKLQSMFLHRKSTNLISKAKEVALVAHPHVMPSPTIRSSAANLTRTMAAINKDGIGVDPHELDAIFEQKRSLRSKVRKALKNMDPILRSQEDDAIENIVVESSWFKASKSLCAYVSSPALLEVGTSRIISEVLSSSAKERKKLYVPRVEDRNSNMKMLMISSVKDLIEKSMNILEPALVDSDGNQREDVMQASDPVDLFIVPGLAFDKSGSRLGRSGGWVNAFQLSVTMICS; translated from the exons ATGGGCGCCATCGATTGCTATCCAAACTCCAAACTCAAGCTGCAAAGCATGTTTCTTCACCGCAAATCCACTAATCTAATTTCCAAGGCAAAAGAGGTGGCGCTAGTTGCCCACCCCCACGTCATGCCATCCCCAACCATCCGCTCTTCTGCTGCTAACTTAACCCGCACTATGGCCGCCATAAACAAAGACGGCATTGGAGTCGATCCCCATGAACTGGATGCCATTTTCGAACAAAAACGATCTCTTAGATCCAAAGTACGCAAAGCTCTCAAAAACATGGACCCAATCCTGAGATCACAAGAAG ATGATGCTATTGAGAATATTGTTGTAGAATCTTCATGGTTCAAAGCAAGTAAGAGCTTATGTGCGTACGTAAGTTCCCCTGCTTTACTCGAAGTCGGTACTTCAAGGATTATCTCGGAAGTTTTGTCAAGTTCTGCCAAAG AGAGGAAGAAACTTTATGTTCCACGGGTGGAGGACAGGAATAGCAACATGAAAATGCTGATGATATCCAGTGTTAAAGATCTTATTGAAAAATCAATGAACATATTGGAACCAGCCTTGGTAGATTCTGATGGGAACCAACGTGAAGACG TTATGCAGGCAAGTGATCCAGTGGACCTGTTTATAGTACCTG GGCTTGCATTTGACAAATCCGGAAGCCGTTTGGGCCGAAGTGGGGGGTGGGTTAACGCTTTTCAACTTTCTG TTACTATGATTTGTTCCTGA